A DNA window from Christiangramia salexigens contains the following coding sequences:
- a CDS encoding endonuclease III domain-containing protein — translation MTKQEKVQFVIDTLNDIYPKIPIPLDHKDPYTLLIAVLLSAQSTDVKVNQITSLLFEVADNPYKMVKLSVEEIREIIKPVGLSPMKSKGIYGLSEILIEKYNGQVPADFAALESLPAVGHKTASVVMAQAFNVPAFPVDTHIHRLMYRWNLSNGKNVNQTEKDAKRLFPKDLWNKLHLQIIWYGRQYSPARGWDLEKDIITKTIGRKSVINEYHKKRKK, via the coding sequence ATGACCAAACAGGAAAAAGTTCAGTTCGTAATTGACACTTTAAATGATATATATCCGAAAATACCGATTCCTCTTGATCATAAAGATCCATACACCCTTCTAATTGCAGTATTGTTGTCTGCACAAAGTACAGATGTAAAAGTAAATCAAATTACGTCCTTGCTTTTTGAAGTTGCCGATAATCCTTATAAAATGGTAAAGCTAAGCGTGGAAGAGATCAGGGAAATTATCAAACCAGTTGGTCTCTCTCCCATGAAATCAAAAGGTATTTATGGTCTATCCGAAATTTTGATAGAAAAATACAACGGCCAAGTTCCTGCAGATTTCGCTGCACTGGAAAGCCTACCGGCGGTAGGGCATAAAACTGCAAGTGTTGTAATGGCACAGGCATTTAATGTACCCGCATTTCCTGTAGATACACATATTCACAGGTTAATGTACAGATGGAACCTGAGCAATGGTAAAAATGTAAATCAAACCGAAAAAGACGCCAAAAGATTGTTCCCAAAAGATCTATGGAACAAGTTGCATTTACAGATAATCTGGTATGGAAGGCAATATTCACCGGCCCGTGGCTGGGACCTCGAAAAAGATATAATCACAAAAACTATCGGAAGAAAGAGTGTGATCAATGAATATCATAAAAAGAGGAAAAAGTAA
- the bcp gene encoding thioredoxin-dependent thiol peroxidase, producing MTTLKAGDKAPDFKAEDQDGNEVKLSDFKGKKLVLFFYPKASTPGCTAEACNLSDNYKLMQDKGYEILGVSADSKKRQQNFKNKYDFPYPLLADEEKEVINAYGVWGPKKFMGKEYDGIHRTTFIIDENGKIEEVIGKVKTKAHAEQILQG from the coding sequence ATGACGACATTGAAAGCAGGGGATAAGGCACCCGATTTTAAAGCCGAAGATCAGGACGGGAATGAAGTGAAATTATCTGATTTTAAAGGAAAAAAGCTGGTTCTTTTCTTCTATCCTAAAGCCAGCACACCCGGTTGTACTGCCGAAGCTTGTAATTTAAGCGACAACTATAAACTAATGCAGGACAAAGGTTATGAAATATTAGGAGTTAGTGCAGACTCAAAAAAGCGTCAGCAAAATTTTAAAAATAAATATGACTTTCCATATCCTTTACTTGCAGATGAAGAAAAAGAGGTGATAAATGCTTATGGCGTATGGGGACCAAAAAAGTTCATGGGAAAAGAATATGATGGTATTCACAGAACCACTTTTATTATTGATGAAAACGGAAAGATCGAAGAGGTGATAGGGAAAGTGAAAACCAAAGCACACGCAGAACAGATCCTTCAAGGATAA